One Bacillus andreraoultii genomic region harbors:
- a CDS encoding uracil/xanthine transporter: MIRPSSSTTFFAGVQWLFFMFANTVVIPLTIGDAFDLSSVEVASAMQRSFIYTGIACILQAFIGHKYPLMEGQSGLWWGALLSISASASSAGVSLNELGGGLAVGIIISGFLVMVLGALGMGNVLIRLFTPVVMSTVLFLLAVQLIGIFTKGMLGLNTGDHIDLPIAGLSLFLVVLVIWMNVKGPGIIRNFSILIGIVTGWVIYAVFFPEQSNEIATATKIINFFPWGEPSFNIGLIIFAVITGLVNTTNTIASIKGFEPITNTKTSHRQYRRSFVLTGMNSVVSGTFGMVPYAPYVSSLGFLQSTLIFHTLPMVIGAILFMTLGFVPILSYFFTTLPVSVGNAVLFVAYLQLFSGGLSNLEGIKFTPKTIYRIAAPVLLGIAIMTMPAEMFDSIPILVRPLLSSGLLMGIILAILMENLINWSKLEEVETEQKSHRVG, encoded by the coding sequence ATGATACGACCATCTTCATCTACAACATTTTTTGCCGGGGTACAATGGTTGTTTTTTATGTTTGCAAATACGGTGGTCATTCCTTTAACAATTGGAGATGCCTTTGATTTGTCCTCAGTAGAAGTGGCAAGTGCAATGCAAAGGTCTTTTATTTATACGGGTATCGCTTGTATTCTTCAGGCATTCATTGGACATAAGTATCCTTTAATGGAAGGACAATCGGGATTATGGTGGGGAGCTTTACTAAGTATAAGTGCATCTGCATCATCTGCAGGGGTATCATTAAATGAACTTGGCGGGGGTCTTGCAGTGGGAATCATTATTTCAGGATTCCTTGTTATGGTACTTGGGGCACTTGGTATGGGAAATGTATTAATTCGGTTGTTTACGCCAGTTGTTATGAGTACAGTATTGTTTTTACTTGCGGTTCAGTTAATTGGGATTTTCACAAAAGGAATGTTAGGGTTAAATACAGGGGATCATATTGACTTGCCAATTGCGGGGCTATCACTATTTTTAGTTGTTCTTGTCATCTGGATGAATGTAAAGGGGCCTGGCATTATACGGAATTTTTCTATTTTAATTGGAATTGTAACAGGTTGGGTAATTTATGCCGTGTTTTTTCCGGAACAGTCGAATGAAATTGCCACTGCAACAAAAATTATTAACTTCTTTCCTTGGGGAGAACCGTCTTTTAATATAGGACTGATTATTTTCGCCGTTATTACAGGTCTAGTTAACACAACAAATACAATCGCTTCCATTAAAGGTTTTGAACCCATTACCAATACAAAGACGTCCCACCGTCAATACCGAAGATCATTTGTCTTAACGGGTATGAATTCAGTTGTCTCAGGTACGTTTGGGATGGTTCCGTATGCACCGTATGTATCTTCACTAGGATTCTTGCAATCAACACTTATTTTCCATACGTTACCAATGGTGATTGGTGCAATACTATTTATGACTCTTGGATTCGTCCCGATACTCAGCTACTTTTTTACTACTTTACCAGTAAGTGTAGGAAATGCTGTACTATTTGTAGCATATTTACAGTTATTTAGTGGGGGACTGTCTAATTTAGAAGGGATTAAATTTACTCCAAAAACGATTTATCGGATTGCTGCACCGGTATTATTAGGGATTGCGATTATGACAATGCCTGCTGAGATGTTTGATTCGATACCAATCCTTGTTCGGCCACTTCTAAGTAGTGGTTTATTAATGGGGATTATCTTAGCCATTCTTATGGAAAATCTTATTAACTGGTCTAAACTTGAAGAGGTGGAAACTGAGCAAAAAAGCCATAGAGTGGGTTGA
- a CDS encoding cation diffusion facilitator family transporter → MEEQKYMNLKRGERGAIISIIAYLFLSSLKLFVGYVSNSQALRADGLNNATDIIASIAVFIGLRISQRPPDSDHAYGHWKSENIASLVASFIMFAVGIQVLIDGVVSLFEGGSNSPNLIAGYFGIFSALVMYTVYRYNKNLASKINSQALMAAAKDNLSDAWVSIGTAIGIFGSQLNMPWLDTVTAVMVGLLICKTAWDIFMEASHNLKDGFDEEKITLYKKTIEMVPGVKGIKEIKGRNYGNNTVVDVINTVNSNLNIKDAHDISTLVENTLIKQHNIYDVIVHVEPKMINGRLSE, encoded by the coding sequence TTGGAAGAACAAAAATATATGAATTTAAAAAGAGGAGAAAGAGGAGCGATTATAAGTATAATTGCTTATTTATTTCTCTCTTCGTTAAAACTATTTGTTGGATATGTATCTAATTCCCAAGCATTAAGAGCAGATGGATTGAACAATGCTACAGATATTATCGCCTCTATTGCTGTATTCATTGGATTAAGGATATCCCAGAGACCACCTGATAGTGACCATGCATACGGACATTGGAAAAGTGAGAACATTGCCTCTTTAGTTGCTTCTTTTATTATGTTTGCAGTTGGGATTCAAGTATTAATAGATGGGGTTGTTTCTCTTTTTGAAGGAGGAAGTAACTCCCCTAACCTTATTGCAGGATATTTTGGTATCTTTTCTGCATTGGTTATGTACACGGTATATCGTTATAATAAAAACTTAGCTTCAAAAATAAATAGTCAAGCTTTAATGGCAGCTGCGAAAGATAATTTATCAGATGCTTGGGTAAGTATTGGTACAGCAATCGGCATATTCGGTTCACAATTAAACATGCCTTGGCTTGATACTGTTACTGCAGTGATGGTAGGCCTACTTATTTGTAAAACAGCTTGGGATATTTTCATGGAGGCCTCACATAACTTGAAGGACGGTTTTGATGAAGAAAAAATTACCCTCTATAAAAAAACAATTGAAATGGTACCGGGTGTTAAAGGTATTAAGGAAATTAAAGGGAGAAATTATGGGAACAATACAGTGGTGGATGTTATCAATACGGTTAACTCAAATTTAAACATTAAAGATGCCCATGACATTTCAACACTTGTTGAAAATACGTTAATTAAACAACATAATATTTATGATGTTATTGTTCATGTTGAACCGAAAATGATAAATGGTCGTTTATCCGAGTAG
- a CDS encoding nitroreductase family protein, whose protein sequence is MEFLELTKIRRSAINFQSDIKISSSELQEIFEVVKTHPSSYNIQTTHYYVAMSQEKKALVKEASNNQHKIFSASATIIVCGDSEGYKEAPRLYEGMKMLGIMDELEFNYTIHTINKLYTDNPKLIEEDNIRNACLSAMLFMLAAKDKGWDTCPMHVHNVEKIKEIYHIPKNHQPVLMISLGKSVENKIRPRGYRKPVNEFVHFVD, encoded by the coding sequence ATGGAATTTTTAGAGTTAACAAAGATTAGACGTTCAGCTATTAATTTTCAGTCAGATATTAAGATCTCTTCTTCTGAATTACAGGAAATATTTGAAGTTGTTAAGACACATCCTTCTTCATATAACATACAAACAACGCATTATTATGTTGCAATGTCTCAAGAAAAGAAAGCATTAGTCAAGGAAGCATCCAATAACCAGCATAAGATTTTTAGTGCCTCTGCAACTATTATTGTATGTGGAGATTCAGAAGGTTATAAAGAAGCCCCTCGATTATATGAAGGGATGAAAATGCTCGGTATAATGGACGAGTTAGAGTTTAACTACACGATTCATACAATAAACAAACTATACACGGATAACCCCAAATTAATTGAAGAAGACAATATCCGAAATGCTTGTTTATCCGCTATGCTATTCATGTTAGCCGCAAAAGACAAAGGGTGGGATACTTGCCCGATGCATGTACATAATGTAGAAAAAATAAAAGAAATCTATCACATCCCAAAAAATCATCAGCCCGTCTTAATGATTTCATTAGGAAAATCAGTAGAAAATAAAATAAGACCAAGAGGATATAGAAAGCCTGTTAATGAATTTGTTCATTTTGTTGACTAG
- a CDS encoding bacteriohemerythrin: MFKWEKEFETGNALVDEQHKTLFEIGDRAYELLRNDFYTDKYDKIIDIIHELKDYTVFHFRAEEEYMLKVGYKGLFSHKKEHDGFIEKFDQIDYNRIDQGQNDYIYELLTFIADWITEHILIKDRQHSHT; the protein is encoded by the coding sequence ATGTTTAAATGGGAAAAAGAGTTTGAAACAGGAAATGCTTTAGTTGATGAACAACATAAAACATTATTTGAAATTGGAGACAGGGCTTATGAGCTATTACGGAATGATTTCTATACGGATAAATATGATAAGATCATAGATATCATTCACGAACTTAAAGATTATACAGTTTTTCATTTTCGCGCTGAGGAAGAATATATGTTAAAGGTAGGCTATAAAGGATTATTTTCCCATAAAAAGGAGCATGATGGTTTTATAGAGAAGTTTGATCAAATTGATTATAATCGTATTGACCAAGGGCAAAATGATTACATTTATGAATTATTAACATTTATTGCGGATTGGATAACTGAGCATATTCTTATTAAGGACAGACAGCACAGCCATACATAA
- a CDS encoding CBO0543 family protein, with product MGGKRNEKRFLYGLLIFSMGILPLLMKRPPKKDWLFAYMYNAITNIILDKWFTVNYISYPTRLLPKIFRIHILYDVLLYPIATVMYNQLTSKDKPVAIIYKVLFFSVPLTIFEFWAERNTGLIKWKSGWRWYHTFISVNLKSLITRVIVSVFRKYIRGND from the coding sequence ATGGGCGGAAAAAGGAATGAAAAGAGATTTTTATATGGATTACTTATCTTTTCAATGGGAATATTACCTTTACTAATGAAACGGCCTCCTAAAAAGGACTGGTTGTTTGCATATATGTATAATGCAATAACTAACATTATTTTAGACAAATGGTTCACAGTGAACTATATTTCGTATCCAACACGATTATTACCGAAAATATTCAGGATACATATCCTTTACGATGTGCTGCTTTACCCAATAGCTACGGTTATGTACAATCAATTAACAAGTAAAGATAAACCAGTAGCAATTATTTATAAAGTTCTCTTTTTTTCAGTACCACTTACAATTTTTGAATTTTGGGCGGAACGGAACACCGGATTGATAAAATGGAAAAGTGGTTGGCGTTGGTATCATACTTTTATTAGCGTGAATTTAAAGTCTTTAATCACAAGAGTTATCGTATCCGTATTTAGAAAGTATATAAGAGGAAATGATTAA